A region of Phycisphaerae bacterium DNA encodes the following proteins:
- a CDS encoding Gfo/Idh/MocA family oxidoreductase — MSQQIPVAVVGAGHMGRHHVRIYHELPDCELVGIVDANPGRAAEMASKHNTKAYPSIEPLLDKVRAVSVAVPTTAHVEVARPFLENRVAVLIEKPIAPDAASARDLQQVARRHNTLLSVGHTERFNPVVRALGRMQVRPRFIETHRISPFTFRSADISVVMDMMIHDIDIVLHLVKARPVRVDAVGVRVLSEHEDIANARLIFQGGCVANLTASRLALKTERKIRVFADEAYLSLDYQKKTGIAIKKDANLDLLKMAREHGAEELSQLVGRDFGSMVKVEPLEIDDLEPLRVELQSFLNSVRSGEPPAVSAEDGVAAVELAEQIIAAARSHQWEGVDADFAARA; from the coding sequence GTGAGCCAACAGATTCCGGTTGCGGTCGTCGGCGCGGGACACATGGGCCGGCACCACGTTCGCATCTACCACGAGCTGCCCGACTGCGAACTCGTCGGAATCGTGGACGCAAACCCCGGCCGGGCTGCGGAGATGGCCTCGAAGCACAACACGAAAGCCTACCCTTCGATTGAGCCGCTGCTCGACAAGGTCAGGGCCGTGTCCGTCGCCGTGCCGACCACCGCCCACGTCGAGGTTGCACGGCCGTTTCTGGAAAACCGCGTGGCCGTGCTGATCGAAAAGCCCATCGCCCCCGACGCAGCCTCTGCCCGGGACTTGCAGCAGGTTGCCCGCAGGCACAACACGTTGCTGAGCGTGGGGCATACGGAACGTTTCAATCCGGTCGTTCGGGCGCTGGGTCGCATGCAGGTCAGGCCGCGCTTCATCGAGACTCACCGCATCAGTCCTTTCACTTTCAGGTCGGCCGATATCAGTGTCGTCATGGACATGATGATCCACGATATCGACATCGTGCTGCACTTGGTCAAAGCCCGGCCGGTCCGCGTCGACGCAGTCGGCGTTCGGGTGCTCTCCGAGCACGAAGACATCGCCAACGCCCGCCTCATCTTCCAAGGCGGCTGCGTGGCCAACTTGACCGCGTCGCGCTTGGCTCTTAAGACCGAACGAAAGATCCGCGTGTTCGCCGATGAAGCCTACCTCTCACTCGACTACCAGAAGAAGACAGGCATCGCCATCAAGAAGGACGCCAACCTCGATCTGCTCAAGATGGCCCGGGAGCACGGCGCCGAGGAGCTCTCGCAGCTCGTCGGACGTGATTTCGGGTCAATGGTCAAAGTCGAACCGTTGGAAATCGACGACCTCGAGCCGCTGCGGGTCGAACTGCAATCGTTTCTGAACTCGGTCCGATCGGGCGAGCCCCCGGCGGTCAGTGCCGAGGACGGCGTTGCCGCCGTGGAACTGGCCGAGCAGATCATCGCCGCCGCCAGATCACACCAGTGGGAAGGCGTCGACGCCGACTTCGCGGCAAGAGCATAG
- the mfd gene encoding transcription-repair coupling factor: MVNVVDRISGDGTFRALVARIRELSPLAAGSGDETHSPSGAQGGVVSVDGLWGSFAPVLAGAAALELKCPLLYVTAHLDPADEIRDDLELCCGRTPELLSAFEAAPGQGAASDEIYAERIRLCAQLQRASQGDQEPPSFIVAPIQALMQCVPSERALAGQLLTLCVGQEHDLQRIARWLMDHGYERLDQVESPGDFALRGDILDIFPPAQTDPYRIDFYGNQIESIRGFDVSTQRSDTEFETIQIAAASVRGRQDHSPHKHQTVEARGVVSQRSHPEPFFSEGSATSFLSYLPPNTIVAFDEPLEIQEIGKTFWNRLNGPAGMMPVHRVFQRAGGFLQLHLHRLACSDAENRFSFHVQSLARFETKPTEALGELARIAAERDVLLYCDNNSERERFTELWRSTIGDLPPRLSLPVGLMHHGFDWPDGGLTVVGHHEVFHRYTQRRRIHRWHAARPVESWLDLNAGDYVVHVVHGIARFQGMRTMRKGDSEKQEEYLTLEFADSARLHVPASQIDLVQKYVGIGTTPPPLSKLGGTRWAKTKERVEESVGDLAADLLRIQAARASRPGIAYPGDTVWQREFEGSFIYTETEDQLSSLADIKKDMCRPQPMDRLLCGDVGYGKTELAVRAAFKAVEYGKQVAVLVPTTVLAEQHERTFRERLADYPFVIESLSRFKTRKAQSEIIDRTRKGQIDILIGTHRLLSKDVGFKDLGLLIIDEEQRFGVEHKERLKRFRETMDVLTMTATPIPRTLHMSLLGIRDISSLATPPMDRRSIVTQVVNWSDQLIRDAVLRELNREGQVFFVHNFVHDIRSFAERVSRIVPEARVIVGHGQMPERELERVMLQFVRHQADVLVCTTIIESGLDIPNCNTILIDRADRFGLSELHQLRGRVGRYKHRAYCYLLLSPDRTITPNAARRLKAIEEYSDLGAGFRIAMRDLEIRGAGNILGPEQSGHIAAVGYELYCQLLDMAVRRLRNEPADVFRPVHLELDVPAFIPRNYIESDRQRMEIYRRVVRCRSLADLGQLDKDIRDAFGPYPQAVADLLALAEIRILAQPFRIKAINRQPPDLIFTVEELALVEPIFADGPGSARMADAHTVHLRLAPAYFETATLLAVLRRLLQPQTAVSTMPHR; encoded by the coding sequence GTGGTCAATGTCGTCGATCGGATTTCCGGCGACGGCACCTTTCGTGCCTTGGTGGCCCGGATCCGCGAATTGAGCCCCTTGGCCGCCGGATCAGGCGATGAAACACATTCGCCGAGCGGTGCGCAGGGGGGGGTGGTATCCGTGGACGGGCTGTGGGGATCGTTTGCGCCTGTTTTGGCCGGCGCGGCGGCTCTGGAGCTGAAGTGTCCCCTTTTATACGTTACCGCCCATCTGGACCCGGCCGACGAGATCCGCGACGACCTGGAATTGTGTTGTGGTCGCACGCCCGAGCTGCTGAGCGCCTTCGAAGCCGCCCCGGGCCAGGGGGCGGCCAGTGACGAGATTTACGCTGAGCGCATTCGGCTGTGCGCCCAATTGCAGCGCGCTTCCCAAGGCGACCAAGAGCCTCCCTCGTTCATCGTCGCCCCGATCCAGGCACTCATGCAATGCGTTCCCTCGGAACGGGCCTTGGCCGGCCAGTTGCTTACTCTCTGCGTGGGCCAGGAACATGACCTGCAGCGAATCGCACGCTGGCTCATGGACCACGGCTATGAACGGCTGGACCAGGTTGAGTCTCCGGGCGATTTCGCATTGCGGGGCGACATCCTGGACATCTTTCCTCCCGCCCAGACCGATCCGTACCGCATTGATTTCTACGGCAACCAGATCGAATCGATCCGCGGCTTTGACGTGAGCACGCAGCGATCCGATACCGAATTCGAGACCATCCAGATCGCGGCCGCCTCGGTAAGAGGAAGGCAGGACCATTCTCCACACAAGCACCAGACCGTCGAGGCCAGAGGCGTGGTTTCTCAGAGGAGCCATCCCGAGCCCTTCTTCTCGGAGGGAAGCGCTACCAGCTTCCTGTCCTATCTGCCGCCGAACACGATTGTCGCGTTCGACGAGCCTCTGGAGATCCAAGAGATCGGCAAGACGTTCTGGAATCGCCTTAACGGCCCGGCGGGAATGATGCCGGTCCACAGAGTGTTCCAGAGAGCCGGCGGATTTCTCCAACTACACCTCCATCGCCTGGCGTGTAGCGACGCCGAGAACCGCTTCAGCTTTCACGTTCAGAGCCTGGCCCGATTCGAGACCAAGCCGACGGAGGCCCTGGGAGAACTGGCCAGGATTGCCGCTGAGCGCGACGTCCTGCTCTATTGCGACAACAACTCCGAGCGGGAACGGTTCACTGAGTTGTGGCGGAGCACAATCGGCGATCTGCCCCCGCGGTTGTCGCTACCTGTCGGGCTCATGCACCACGGATTCGACTGGCCCGACGGCGGCCTGACCGTGGTCGGGCATCATGAGGTCTTTCACCGCTACACGCAGCGTCGGCGAATCCACCGGTGGCATGCCGCCCGTCCGGTGGAATCATGGCTCGACCTGAACGCGGGCGACTACGTCGTACACGTCGTACACGGCATTGCCCGATTCCAGGGCATGCGAACGATGCGCAAGGGGGACTCGGAAAAACAGGAGGAATACCTGACCCTCGAGTTCGCCGACAGTGCGCGCCTGCATGTCCCGGCAAGTCAGATCGACCTCGTCCAGAAATACGTCGGCATCGGAACCACCCCACCGCCGCTCAGCAAGCTCGGCGGCACCCGTTGGGCCAAAACCAAGGAGCGAGTCGAGGAATCTGTCGGCGATCTTGCGGCCGACCTCCTGCGCATTCAGGCTGCGCGGGCCAGCCGCCCGGGCATCGCCTATCCCGGCGACACGGTCTGGCAGCGGGAGTTCGAGGGCAGCTTCATCTACACGGAAACGGAGGACCAGCTCTCCAGCCTTGCCGACATCAAGAAGGACATGTGCCGTCCTCAGCCGATGGACCGCCTGCTGTGCGGCGACGTCGGCTACGGGAAGACCGAGCTGGCCGTCCGGGCGGCATTCAAGGCCGTCGAATACGGCAAGCAGGTGGCCGTCCTGGTGCCGACCACCGTGCTTGCCGAACAACACGAACGCACCTTCCGAGAACGACTGGCGGATTATCCCTTCGTCATCGAATCTCTCTCCCGCTTCAAGACGCGGAAAGCTCAGAGCGAAATCATCGACCGTACGCGCAAGGGTCAGATCGACATCCTCATCGGTACCCATCGATTGCTGAGCAAGGACGTGGGGTTCAAGGACCTCGGTCTATTGATCATTGACGAGGAGCAGCGATTCGGCGTCGAGCACAAGGAAAGGCTCAAACGCTTCCGCGAGACCATGGATGTGCTGACCATGACGGCGACGCCCATCCCGCGGACGCTGCACATGTCGCTGTTGGGTATCCGCGACATCAGCTCGCTAGCGACACCCCCGATGGATCGCCGCAGCATTGTCACCCAGGTGGTCAACTGGTCTGACCAACTGATCCGCGACGCCGTCCTGCGGGAGCTGAACCGCGAAGGCCAGGTCTTCTTCGTGCACAACTTTGTGCACGACATCCGGTCTTTCGCCGAGAGGGTCAGTCGCATCGTTCCCGAGGCCCGCGTCATTGTCGGTCACGGCCAGATGCCCGAACGCGAGCTCGAACGGGTGATGCTCCAATTCGTCCGTCATCAGGCCGACGTGCTGGTCTGCACCACGATCATCGAGTCCGGACTGGACATTCCCAACTGCAACACCATCCTGATCGATCGGGCCGACCGATTCGGGTTGTCAGAGCTTCACCAGCTTCGAGGGCGGGTCGGTCGATACAAGCACCGCGCTTACTGTTATCTGCTGCTTTCACCCGACCGGACCATCACGCCGAACGCGGCCCGCCGATTGAAAGCCATCGAGGAATACTCCGATCTGGGTGCCGGTTTCCGAATCGCGATGCGCGATCTGGAGATCCGCGGCGCGGGCAATATCCTGGGGCCCGAACAGAGCGGTCACATCGCAGCGGTCGGCTATGAGCTCTATTGCCAGTTGCTCGATATGGCGGTGCGGCGACTCAGGAACGAACCGGCGGACGTTTTCAGGCCGGTGCATTTGGAATTGGACGTTCCGGCCTTCATTCCCCGCAACTACATCGAGTCCGACCGACAACGGATGGAGATCTACCGGCGCGTCGTGCGCTGTCGCTCACTTGCGGATCTGGGGCAGCTTGACAAGGACATCAGAGACGCCTTCGGACCCTACCCGCAAGCGGTGGCCGATCTGCTGGCCCTGGCCGAAATTCGGATTCTGGCTCAACCGTTCAGGATCAAGGCGATCAACCGGCAGCCGCCGGACCTGATTTTCACCGTCGAAGAGCTGGCCCTGGTCGAGCCGATCTTCGCGGACGGTCCCGGTTCGGCCCGGATGGCCGATGCCCACACCGTTCACCTGCGGTTGGCGCCCGCCTACTTCGAGACCGCGACGCTTCTGGCCGTCCTGAGGCGTCTGTTGCAGCCTCAAACCGCCGTATCTACAATGCCGCATCGATGA
- a CDS encoding OPT family oligopeptide transporter gives MAERKGSSAAGAPTGIVREVPPLQENATPEEKELHWYRHVYQGERVRQLTLRAVLTGGILGMFMCVSNLYTTLKLGWSFGVAITACVLSYVIWNAVRAVSGNRLSEMTILENNCMQSTASAAGMSTGGTLATAVGSLLLMSGTHLPWTTLVAFTFLTAALGVFMAIPLKRQMINIEQLPFPSGMAAAETLRSLHSRGAEAVRKAYSLIIALGCGAVTGFFRGPEGVITTLDKIYRYVHIPELLPFGGIFNPMSWLRQGAAKAGLAGLGFEPGTLMIAAGAFVGTRVSFSMLAGSILLYYVTMPLLVSHGAQVAVAGSSGYVPAGDLPPGAILLPTRWALWGGTSIMVFSSLVSVGLQWRTLARSFRVFRRTTHADSGQTVRDSRGSSVDLQKAIDAIEVPSSWLIGGLIPIGVAIVLLNYFAFHMSILLGVIAVAMSFVLSLVACRATGETDTTPTGAMGKVTQLVYAILAKGNYVVNLMSAGTTAAAAGSAADLLTDLKSGYLLGANPRKQFLAQFSGIFFGVAAIIPAWYLMVPTAERLHAFNPPAVYMWKAMADALTQGLHTIPITAQWAILIGAVLGIILPVLSAKLPKAAPYLPSAMGLGLAWVVQFQNSLSFAIGAVIAWAWARTHKKSAETYTFPVAAGMIAGESIMLAMIAIAATATQLFGHQ, from the coding sequence ATGGCCGAAAGAAAAGGCTCCTCTGCCGCCGGTGCCCCGACGGGGATCGTCCGCGAGGTGCCGCCGCTCCAAGAAAACGCCACACCCGAAGAGAAAGAACTGCACTGGTACCGGCACGTCTACCAGGGCGAGCGCGTCCGGCAATTGACGCTCCGCGCCGTTCTCACGGGAGGAATCCTCGGAATGTTCATGTGCGTCTCGAACCTCTACACGACGCTGAAACTCGGCTGGTCCTTCGGCGTGGCGATTACGGCGTGTGTCCTGTCCTACGTGATCTGGAACGCGGTCCGCGCGGTTTCAGGCAATCGATTGAGCGAGATGACCATCCTCGAAAACAACTGCATGCAGTCCACCGCCTCCGCCGCCGGCATGTCTACCGGCGGGACTTTGGCCACGGCCGTCGGCTCCCTGTTGCTGATGAGCGGCACACATCTGCCCTGGACCACTCTGGTGGCGTTTACGTTTCTGACCGCAGCCCTGGGCGTGTTCATGGCCATTCCACTCAAGCGGCAAATGATCAATATCGAGCAGCTTCCGTTCCCCAGCGGGATGGCCGCTGCCGAAACACTTCGCAGCCTGCACAGTCGCGGGGCCGAGGCCGTCAGGAAGGCCTACTCCCTGATCATTGCGTTGGGCTGTGGCGCCGTCACAGGTTTTTTCCGCGGCCCTGAGGGCGTCATCACCACGCTGGACAAGATCTATCGATACGTGCACATTCCGGAACTGCTTCCTTTCGGCGGAATCTTCAATCCGATGAGCTGGCTCAGACAGGGTGCCGCGAAGGCCGGCCTGGCGGGTTTGGGCTTCGAGCCGGGGACTCTGATGATCGCCGCCGGCGCATTCGTCGGAACACGGGTATCGTTCTCGATGCTCGCCGGTTCAATTCTGCTCTACTACGTCACGATGCCGTTGCTCGTCAGCCATGGAGCTCAAGTGGCAGTCGCAGGCTCTTCGGGTTACGTGCCGGCTGGGGACTTGCCGCCGGGAGCGATCCTTCTCCCAACACGATGGGCCTTGTGGGGCGGAACGTCGATCATGGTTTTCTCAAGCCTGGTGTCCGTGGGCCTCCAGTGGCGCACCCTCGCGCGGTCGTTTCGCGTGTTCCGTCGCACAACTCACGCGGATTCCGGGCAAACGGTCCGAGACTCACGCGGGTCGTCCGTCGACTTGCAGAAGGCCATAGACGCGATAGAGGTTCCCAGCTCGTGGTTGATCGGCGGACTGATTCCCATCGGCGTCGCCATTGTTCTCCTCAACTACTTCGCGTTTCACATGTCGATCCTGCTCGGCGTCATTGCGGTGGCCATGTCGTTCGTCCTGTCGTTGGTCGCCTGCCGGGCAACCGGTGAGACCGACACCACCCCGACCGGGGCCATGGGAAAGGTGACTCAGCTGGTCTACGCGATCCTGGCGAAGGGCAATTACGTCGTCAATCTGATGTCGGCCGGTACCACCGCCGCCGCGGCCGGCAGTGCCGCAGATCTGCTCACCGACCTGAAGTCGGGTTACCTGCTGGGTGCCAATCCGCGAAAGCAGTTCCTGGCCCAGTTCTCCGGCATCTTCTTCGGCGTCGCCGCCATCATCCCCGCGTGGTATCTGATGGTGCCCACCGCCGAGAGACTGCACGCGTTCAATCCGCCGGCAGTGTACATGTGGAAAGCAATGGCTGATGCGCTCACCCAGGGCCTGCATACCATCCCGATCACCGCCCAATGGGCGATTCTCATCGGTGCGGTGCTCGGCATCATCTTGCCGGTACTTTCGGCAAAACTGCCCAAAGCAGCCCCGTACCTGCCCTCTGCGATGGGGTTGGGTCTGGCGTGGGTGGTGCAGTTCCAGAACAGCCTCTCGTTCGCGATCGGCGCGGTGATCGCATGGGCTTGGGCCAGGACGCACAAGAAAAGCGCGGAGACCTACACGTTTCCCGTTGCGGCCGGGATGATCGCCGGAGAGTCGATCATGCTGGCCATGATCGCGATCGCGGCGACGGCAACGCAATTGTTCGGCCACCAGTAG
- a CDS encoding aldo/keto reductase produces MHDLTRIDRREFLKGTAAGIGSAAIAASSLKATEEEKIGASAPALKVDPKELIWRSKAPSMDYRRLGRTNYMVSRVVAGNAGNETLWRRMMAAGMNYFDTASNYGGGNHEIELSGTFVKYRDKLWITSKASDIAGYAKIDEDVRKLYAKAISEFLDDEKGIGPGKELLDVHKKAIEKEKKTGRKPDLRPVGERIAKMYLDELDKSLAKMKVESVDCYMMHGIEIPWIFDCLELWEAYERVHKAGKVKHFGYSVHRHQKDVLAASVEANKRGPWRIDLIMPAIDPGSFDNLRPELEALKKQDVGIIAMKTKGIKARPADAREEKFKALMGGKEYNDDQRAKLWMLHLTDDLIDAVIARMGSMEDMEAMLPLAQVKLSAEAERELRAIVKLQMATACHLCGACDLNCPERIAVTNMIRYYAYLNDYKDRELAESLYRRLGYDPAAVCTNCGVCEEVCPSHLPISELLHEVTAALA; encoded by the coding sequence ATGCATGACCTCACGCGCATCGATCGTCGGGAGTTTCTGAAAGGTACGGCGGCAGGCATCGGCTCTGCGGCAATCGCGGCATCCTCGCTCAAGGCGACCGAAGAGGAAAAGATCGGGGCCTCGGCCCCGGCGCTTAAGGTCGATCCCAAGGAGCTGATCTGGCGGAGCAAGGCGCCGAGCATGGACTACCGGCGGCTCGGCCGAACCAACTACATGGTCAGCCGCGTGGTTGCGGGCAACGCCGGAAACGAGACCCTCTGGCGTCGCATGATGGCCGCGGGCATGAATTACTTCGACACGGCATCCAACTACGGGGGAGGCAACCATGAAATCGAGCTGAGCGGCACCTTCGTGAAGTACCGCGACAAGTTGTGGATTACCAGCAAGGCCTCCGACATCGCCGGTTATGCCAAGATCGACGAAGACGTGCGGAAGCTGTACGCGAAGGCGATTTCGGAATTCCTCGACGACGAGAAAGGCATCGGCCCCGGGAAAGAACTGCTTGACGTTCACAAGAAGGCTATCGAGAAAGAGAAGAAGACGGGCAGGAAGCCCGACCTTCGTCCGGTCGGCGAGCGCATCGCCAAGATGTACCTGGACGAACTGGACAAGTCCCTGGCAAAGATGAAGGTGGAGAGTGTCGACTGTTACATGATGCACGGGATCGAGATTCCGTGGATTTTTGACTGTTTGGAGTTGTGGGAGGCTTACGAACGGGTCCACAAAGCCGGGAAGGTCAAGCACTTCGGATACAGTGTTCACCGGCACCAGAAAGACGTCCTGGCCGCGAGCGTCGAGGCCAACAAACGAGGCCCCTGGAGGATCGACCTGATCATGCCGGCCATTGATCCGGGCAGCTTCGATAACCTCAGGCCCGAGCTGGAAGCCCTTAAGAAACAGGACGTGGGCATCATTGCGATGAAGACCAAGGGCATCAAGGCCCGCCCGGCCGACGCCCGCGAGGAGAAATTCAAGGCTCTCATGGGCGGCAAGGAGTACAACGACGATCAGCGGGCCAAGCTGTGGATGCTGCACCTGACGGACGATCTGATCGACGCGGTTATCGCACGGATGGGCAGTATGGAGGACATGGAAGCGATGCTGCCTCTGGCTCAGGTCAAGCTTTCCGCCGAGGCGGAGCGCGAGCTGCGGGCGATCGTGAAGCTCCAGATGGCCACCGCCTGCCATTTGTGCGGAGCCTGCGATCTCAACTGCCCCGAGCGCATCGCGGTGACCAACATGATCCGCTATTACGCTTATTTGAACGACTACAAGGATCGCGAACTGGCGGAAAGCCTGTATCGAAGACTGGGCTACGACCCGGCGGCCGTCTGCACCAACTGTGGCGTGTGCGAAGAGGTTTGCCCGTCGCACCTGCCGATCAGCGAGCTGTTACACGAGGTCACGGCGGCACTGGCGTAG
- the lpxA gene encoding acyl-ACP--UDP-N-acetylglucosamine O-acyltransferase, with protein MIHPSATVDSKAMLGRNVTIGPNCVVGPDVVLGDECTLRNNVTIIGHTVCGRRNEFFPGSVIGAPPQDLKYKGGPTRVEIGDDNVFRELVTVHAGTEVAGGVTWIGSHNRFLVGVHIAHDAKIGNDCILSNYVQLAGHVCLEDKVTMGGIIGVHHFTTIGTLAYIGGMTRVINDVPPYMIVEGNPARVRGFNEQGMKRWGCTENQIRAVREAYRVLFGPKAQSFGASMLDRLNVIEERQELNGEVRYLCESIRRSIKDGVYGRWLERDRRDTHVDRQAFYGRPRSTEGIK; from the coding sequence ATGATTCACCCGTCGGCAACTGTTGATTCTAAGGCCATGCTCGGTCGGAACGTCACCATCGGGCCGAATTGCGTTGTGGGACCGGACGTGGTGTTGGGCGACGAGTGTACCTTGCGCAATAACGTGACGATCATCGGGCACACCGTGTGCGGTCGCCGGAATGAGTTCTTCCCGGGCTCGGTGATCGGTGCCCCACCGCAAGACCTCAAGTACAAGGGCGGCCCGACCCGCGTCGAAATCGGCGACGACAACGTCTTTCGTGAGCTGGTCACCGTACACGCCGGCACCGAGGTCGCGGGCGGCGTGACCTGGATCGGTTCGCATAACCGCTTTCTTGTGGGTGTGCACATCGCCCACGACGCAAAGATCGGCAACGACTGCATCTTGTCCAACTACGTGCAGCTCGCCGGGCACGTCTGCCTGGAAGACAAGGTCACGATGGGGGGGATCATCGGCGTCCACCACTTCACCACCATCGGCACGCTGGCTTACATCGGCGGCATGACCCGCGTCATTAACGACGTGCCGCCGTATATGATCGTTGAAGGAAACCCGGCACGTGTGCGAGGCTTCAACGAACAGGGTATGAAACGCTGGGGATGCACCGAGAATCAGATCCGGGCGGTGCGCGAGGCATACCGGGTGCTCTTCGGGCCCAAGGCCCAGAGCTTTGGGGCCTCAATGCTCGACCGGCTGAACGTGATTGAGGAACGGCAGGAGCTGAACGGCGAGGTCCGCTACCTGTGCGAGTCGATTCGCCGCAGCATCAAGGACGGCGTCTACGGACGCTGGCTGGAGCGCGATCGCCGGGACACGCACGTCGACCGGCAGGCTTTCTACGGGAGACCCAGGAGTACGGAGGGAATCAAGTGA
- a CDS encoding peptidyl-prolyl cis-trans isomerase, whose translation MRNARRINRIATASGLFLTIVCVTSCGDKETGPKREDHKAAHTPRYHPDITREAAATGTATQQAAEVIVPSELPTGYTGTPVLFVNSQPITVSDVLEPLMPEILKMAGAATSEREYYRGISRLIADQIRYQSSTIVVYEQAKKKLNETVEQLLDKEAEKAIQRTINTNYGGVRARYEAQLKALGLEMKDVKERIKRQLLVSSFLEERFSPMVAVPPRRDLLKYYQAHLDAFTTPAKAELLMIEIPLRELLRKPVSQASESEIAEAREAARRELRRAAEELESGVDFAAVARRYSKGAQRAKGGSWGEITPGSLTGSWAKAAEILFTLEEGRFSEIIETEESSFIVKCGRKTPQERLTFEEAQARIIDQIREQEYSRMSSRYMGQLLDKAGIDPQQQQEFFIAVVSAAPRPNVK comes from the coding sequence ATGAGAAACGCCAGACGGATCAATCGAATTGCTACGGCGTCAGGCTTGTTCTTGACCATCGTGTGTGTCACGAGCTGCGGCGACAAGGAAACCGGACCGAAGCGAGAGGACCACAAGGCCGCCCACACCCCCCGATACCACCCGGACATCACCAGAGAGGCGGCCGCGACCGGAACGGCGACGCAGCAGGCTGCCGAGGTGATCGTGCCGTCCGAGCTTCCAACCGGTTACACGGGTACGCCGGTCCTATTTGTCAATTCCCAGCCCATCACCGTCTCGGACGTTCTCGAACCGCTCATGCCCGAGATCCTGAAAATGGCCGGCGCCGCCACGTCGGAGCGCGAGTACTATCGCGGCATTTCGCGGCTGATTGCCGACCAGATCAGATATCAATCGAGCACGATCGTGGTTTATGAGCAGGCCAAGAAGAAGCTCAACGAGACCGTTGAACAACTGCTCGACAAGGAGGCCGAGAAGGCCATCCAGCGAACCATCAACACGAACTATGGCGGCGTCCGTGCCCGATACGAGGCCCAACTGAAAGCCCTCGGTCTCGAAATGAAGGACGTGAAAGAACGCATCAAACGCCAGCTTCTTGTTTCGAGTTTCCTGGAAGAGCGGTTCTCGCCCATGGTCGCCGTTCCCCCCCGACGCGATCTGCTCAAGTATTACCAGGCTCATCTTGATGCCTTCACGACGCCGGCCAAGGCTGAATTGCTGATGATCGAAATCCCGCTTCGGGAACTTCTGCGCAAACCCGTTTCGCAGGCCAGCGAGAGCGAGATCGCCGAAGCCCGCGAGGCGGCCCGCCGGGAACTGCGTCGCGCCGCGGAGGAGCTCGAAAGCGGAGTGGACTTTGCCGCGGTTGCGCGGCGCTATTCCAAGGGTGCTCAGCGAGCCAAGGGCGGATCGTGGGGCGAAATCACGCCTGGCAGCCTGACGGGTTCGTGGGCCAAGGCGGCCGAGATTCTCTTCACCCTCGAGGAAGGCCGATTCAGCGAGATCATTGAAACGGAGGAATCGAGTTTCATCGTCAAGTGCGGCCGTAAGACGCCTCAAGAGCGGTTGACTTTCGAAGAGGCCCAGGCCAGGATCATCGATCAAATCCGAGAGCAGGAATACAGCCGCATGAGCTCGCGGTACATGGGGCAACTGCTCGATAAGGCCGGGATCGACCCGCAGCAGCAGCAGGAGTTCTTCATCGCCGTGGTGTCGGCCGCCCCGCGCCCTAATGTCAAGTAG